One genomic window of Oscillatoria sp. FACHB-1406 includes the following:
- a CDS encoding 2'-5' RNA ligase family protein, whose product MLQRFFIAILPPEPLRQEIDEIKQYFARVYESSAALKSPPHITLKPPFQWEIENIPPLEDTLQEFAALYSKFSLAISGFGAFKPRVIFLHPLPNSELLNIQQALVLHLSQKLALNDRETRPFAPHLTVAFRDLTPASFKLAWSELKDRAIEFQFEVSALTLLIHTGKRWEIHREFPLQLRAK is encoded by the coding sequence ATGCTTCAACGCTTTTTTATTGCGATCTTACCCCCCGAACCCCTTCGTCAGGAAATTGACGAAATTAAGCAGTATTTCGCGCGCGTTTATGAAAGCAGTGCTGCCTTAAAGTCGCCGCCCCATATCACCTTAAAACCGCCGTTTCAGTGGGAGATTGAAAATATCCCGCCCCTTGAAGATACGCTTCAAGAATTTGCCGCGCTTTACAGCAAGTTTTCGCTGGCGATTTCTGGGTTCGGCGCTTTTAAGCCGCGCGTTATTTTTCTGCATCCTCTCCCAAACTCCGAACTTTTAAATATTCAACAAGCGCTAGTTCTTCACTTAAGCCAGAAATTAGCCTTAAATGACCGCGAAACGCGCCCCTTTGCCCCTCACCTCACCGTTGCCTTCCGCGATTTGACTCCTGCTTCCTTTAAGCTCGCTTGGTCGGAATTAAAGGATCGCGCGATTGAATTCCAGTTTGAGGTTTCGGCTTTAACGCTTTTAATCCATACGGGAAAAAGATGGGAAATTCATCGAGAATTTCCCCTACAATTGAGAGCAAAATAA
- a CDS encoding peptidoglycan-binding protein, with the protein MKQSRFLPFLGALLLLNGMPARSQAPAATQRPVLRVQSQGADVKNVQAALQLLGYYTGSVDGIYGESTVIAVYRFQQAAQLNATGIVDATTWAALFPAATQPTRPTSTSPQTATAPPILKLGANGPAVTLLQQRLNALGFPIAIDRVFGQQTLEAVIAAQKKYNITPDGIVGPATWTILLRR; encoded by the coding sequence ATGAAACAATCGCGATTTTTACCGTTTTTAGGCGCGCTGTTGCTGCTGAATGGAATGCCCGCACGATCTCAAGCACCTGCTGCTACCCAGCGTCCCGTCTTGCGAGTTCAGAGTCAAGGCGCTGATGTTAAAAACGTTCAAGCTGCGCTCCAACTTTTGGGATACTACACCGGTAGCGTTGATGGGATTTATGGCGAAAGCACCGTAATTGCAGTCTACCGCTTCCAACAAGCAGCCCAATTAAACGCGACAGGGATTGTTGATGCTACAACTTGGGCGGCTTTATTTCCGGCTGCAACCCAACCGACTCGCCCAACTTCTACCTCTCCTCAAACCGCAACCGCTCCCCCTATCCTCAAGCTCGGAGCGAATGGCCCTGCGGTAACTCTACTCCAACAACGGCTGAATGCTCTCGGCTTTCCGATCGCGATCGATCGCGTTTTCGGTCAGCAAACCCTTGAAGCCGTTATCGCCGCCCAGAAAAAATATAATATTACGCCGGATGGCATTGTCGGGCCGGCAACTTGGACGATTTTATTGCGGCGCTAA
- a CDS encoding SDR family oxidoreductase gives MASTPNIPAQSQEAINGSEAAMNPQPQYDRENYRGSGKLKGKVALITGGDSGIGRSIAVLYAKEGADVAISYLHEDEDAQKTKHLVEEQGRKCLSIPGDIGNEPFCQKMIETVIQEFGHLDILVNNAAEQQEEEGTTLENVTPESLHHIFSTNLFSMFYLIKAAIPHFKEGSTIINTTSVTAYEGNGFLISYSSTKGAIVALTRSLAAPLLQKGIRINAVAPGPIWTPMIPATASPEEIERFGKNVMMQRPGQPVEVATSYVFLASEDSSYFTGQVLHPNGGTVING, from the coding sequence AAGCCAAGAAGCAATCAACGGTAGCGAGGCGGCAATGAACCCCCAGCCCCAGTACGATCGCGAAAATTATCGCGGTAGTGGCAAACTCAAGGGGAAAGTTGCTCTGATTACCGGCGGCGATAGCGGTATTGGGCGTTCGATTGCCGTCCTCTACGCCAAAGAAGGAGCCGATGTCGCGATTTCTTATCTCCATGAAGATGAAGATGCCCAGAAAACGAAGCATCTTGTCGAAGAACAAGGACGTAAATGTTTGTCAATTCCCGGCGATATTGGCAATGAACCCTTCTGTCAAAAGATGATTGAAACAGTCATTCAAGAATTTGGTCATCTCGATATTCTAGTTAACAATGCCGCCGAACAGCAGGAAGAAGAAGGGACGACACTCGAAAACGTTACGCCCGAAAGCTTGCATCATATCTTTTCGACTAACCTGTTTTCGATGTTCTACTTAATCAAAGCTGCCATTCCGCACTTTAAAGAAGGCAGTACGATTATTAATACCACTTCTGTTACCGCCTACGAAGGAAATGGCTTTTTGATCAGCTACTCGAGTACAAAAGGTGCAATTGTCGCGTTGACTCGTTCCCTCGCCGCACCGCTTCTGCAAAAGGGCATTCGTATCAACGCTGTCGCTCCCGGGCCGATTTGGACTCCGATGATTCCAGCCACCGCCAGTCCAGAAGAAATCGAAAGATTTGGCAAAAACGTCATGATGCAGCGTCCGGGACAGCCGGTGGAAGTGGCAACCTCCTATGTTTTCTTAGCATCGGAAGATTCCTCCTACTTTACAGGACAGGTTTTGCATCCCAACGGCGGTACAGTGATTAATGGTTAA